The Vitis vinifera cultivar Pinot Noir 40024 chromosome 18, ASM3070453v1 region ATCAAGTGTAGGAATGTTATTTTTAGATTCTCAATTCTATTTTAAGGAGAATATTAATCATTTCAAAAGCTATTTTCAAAgcttttttattgaaaaacaaaatacaataaaCATATCCAACCAAAATACAAGTTTTACATATAAAAAGTCAATTTTCATCTTCCCAAAAAATcagtttattattttcatactgTAAAACAAACaagaagagaaataaaatacaaatttgatTTTGCTTAATTGTGCACATGCATATCTAAAAACATCCACCCATTGACATCCCTGCCTACACTGCTTCCAACAAGTCAACTAGAGCAAATTTGTTACAGTCCAAACAATTAGCATGCACCCCTGAAACCTCCTTCTCGCACCCCAAAATCAAACTTCAGAAAAAGTTTAACAGGGAGTGCCACTGTGGAAGCAGCAAACATATACTATCCATCTAAATTTATTGGCAGCACATGCATAATTTGCATGTCAATCACCATACTTCAAAGCAGCATTAGAAAAGGGAAGGACCAAAAGACAGAATTATGAAAGAAATTCTGAATAACTAGCAGTTCATAATATCTCttggaaaagaaacaaaaattgtgCAAAACCAAGACTGCTCAAATCCTCTCAACGCTTCAGACACTCAAAATATTAACTGTGATGTCTTAATGATTATAGACTAGAAGGAAAATTTCATTGCAAAAGAAACCATAATCACCCAATTTGCAGCAATGGTCCAAAATTCACCAAAGATAGGCAAAATTATGCTTTCATCCGTCCATAGAACTTCTGCTTCTCTTGTGTAGTCTGGAAACGCCCATGCCCAAACTTTGAGGAAGTATCAATGAACTTGAGCTTGATCTCCTCAAGGGCCACACGAGATGTCTGCTTGAGCAGAGACTGACGAAGCGTAACAACTCTCTTCTTAGGCCCAACACAGCAACCCTTGATCATCACATAATCATCCTTCACCACACCGTAGTGAGGGAAACCACCCATTGGAGTTATGTCTTTCTCGGTCCTGTTTTATTATCCAAGTAAAGAAACAATGATATTAGTTACGGTAGCAATGTTGGCATCCTGTGAGATTGAGTATACAAACATAGGGCTATTAttacttaaaaacaatttacaaaTCCATTAAAAAATGATAGCATGTGTATAACAGGggcatttcaaattttcattagtGTTTCTATTCAGCCATGACTTCGAATTCAAAGGTTCATATAAATTCTTAAAACATTTCTATCACTGCTGCACAAAAGGGAAAAGGCTCTAAACTgggaatcaaaactaaaataaaataacagaaGTGATTGACACTGTACCATGCCAATAAACATCTATTTATGGACAGAAGGAGATTTGAGGCTAAGAGCTCTTTTAACAAATGTTTTAATGACATCAACAAAGGCCTTGCCAAAGTTCAGTAAATAAGTTACTAACCTGTCAAACTCAGTGAGGGCGGTGTGAGACTCCTGCTCAATCTTGCCAAGCTTGTAAATCTTCTTGTTCATTTCAGTACGATGGTGGTATCCATTCTGACCAGCCCTGGCAACTGTGAATGAAACTCTAGCAGGATGCCAAGCACCAATACATGCCACTTTCCTCAAACCCCTGTGAGTCTTACGGGGAAGGCGGGTGACACCCCAACGGGTGACAACACCTTCATAACCCTTACCTTTAGTCACACCAATGATGTCAATCATCTCATCCTTCTGGAAAATGGCATCCACAGGGACTTGTTTCTCAAAGAAACCATAAGCATAATCCACTTTCTGAGCAATGGTTCCACCATTGACCTGGATCTCCATCAAGTGTGCTTTCTTCTGCTTCAATCCCTTCATCTTCCTAATCTATAACACCATGACCAGAGAAATTAGTTAGAGGATAAGGATCATTTAGGGGATATGAGAGCTGGAACTAAATTTTGAAGTATTGACAAGCGTCAAATAAGTCATGTCCAATGATGAGCCAGATCAGAGGCTGAACaggtgagagagagaaaatcaaTGTTCATTCTCCTTTTAAACATCACAGTTCAGTTGAGGATGGAAACTTATATTGGTTTCATTCCCCATATGGCTAGGACCAAAATCCAAATGAGCAAGTATGTCATATGAGTAATTGGTATACAAAAAACTTTAGAGAATTAGAAAAACTAAATCAGATTCAGCAGACAACAGTACAAGCATCAAACAAAAGTTTCCCAGTTCTTgcctccaaaaaaaaattaacataaatatcATGTTATTAAAAAGGTCTAATAACATGATATTACAtcattgcctatcaaaaaaag contains the following coding sequences:
- the LOC100260533 gene encoding large ribosomal subunit protein uL3 translates to MSHRKFEHPRHGSLGFLPRKRAARHRGKVKAFPKDDPSKPCRLTAFLGYKAGMTHIVREVEKPGSKLHKKETCEAVTIVETPPMVIVGVVAYVKTPRGLRSLNTVWAQHLSEEVKRRFYKNWCKSKKKAFTKYSKQYETEEGKKSIQAQLEKMKKYASVIRVLAHTQIRKMKGLKQKKAHLMEIQVNGGTIAQKVDYAYGFFEKQVPVDAIFQKDEMIDIIGVTKGKGYEGVVTRWGVTRLPRKTHRGLRKVACIGAWHPARVSFTVARAGQNGYHHRTEMNKKIYKLGKIEQESHTALTEFDRTEKDITPMGGFPHYGVVKDDYVMIKGCCVGPKKRVVTLRQSLLKQTSRVALEEIKLKFIDTSSKFGHGRFQTTQEKQKFYGRMKA